The following DNA comes from Malania oleifera isolate guangnan ecotype guangnan chromosome 12, ASM2987363v1, whole genome shotgun sequence.
AGCCAATATGCATTGGAAGGCATGCCTTCGGTGACCAATACCGAGCTACTGATACAGTCATCCATGGACCTGGAAATCTTAAATTGCTGTTTGGTATAATCTTCCCAAGATTTTCtgtctctctcacacacacacacgtgcacgtgCACGCACACTCattctctctcattgttacttttcaaaattgtttgctGAAAATCAAATATAGAAGGTTCATTTTGCCACAATTGGTCAGTCAAACCAACTATTCTCTCACAAACTAAGAAATCTTTTTCTAGTTAGATTTCTATCAATGAAACGACAGAACCATCCCTTCCTATTTATTTGTCTTTCTAAAAAATCCTACATTTGGAATTTACACTCTGCATGATCTTTATTTGTTGCCGTCAATGATTTCAAACATTTTCCATCTTTATCAATTGATTGTTAGATTCAAGCCTTTGTAATATTTGCAGTACCAGATGGGCACAAGGAGAAGATAGAGTTGGAGGTTTTCAACTTTACTGGGGCTGGAGGCATAGCATTGTCCATGTATAACACCGATGAGGTTTTGAGCCCACAAATGCCTTTCTTTGCTTGATGGTCAATGTGAAGTTGACAGGTTGCTACAAGTTATGTGTTatgatttatttaattattttaaactttaaatacaGTCTATACATGCCTTTGCCGAGGCTTCAATGAACACTGCTTATCAGAAAAAGTGGCCACTTTATCTTAGCACAAAAAATACAATTCTCAAGAAATATGATGGAAGGTATGCATCTACTTTGTCGAGCTTCAATGTTTGTATGTATTGTATGCCATAAATTCAGTTTTGATCATTCTAGAAAACAAAACCATCACTATGCTTGGCAACCGGTCTTCTCAAGCATGGACAAATACATTCAATGAAACACTCCACAATAATTCAACTGAGCTTATGAGTACTTCAGTTGTGGGTTTTTCTCCTTCCTTCAGGAATGTATGAGTTCTTTGTTCTTATAGTGCATTGCTATTGCTTATTGTTTTCATTGAAGATTCAAGGATATTTTTCAAGAAGTATATGAAACTAAATGGAAATCCAAGTTTGAGGATGCAAGAATTTGGTGAGATATCTTGGCCCTGCATGCTGGCTGGTTTATGCATTTAAGCTTTTCAATAATTTATCTGGTTAAATTGCTAGGTACGAACACCGTCTCATTGATGATATGGTGGCTTATGCTCTTAAGAGTGAAGGAGGTTACGTATGGGCATGCAAGAATTATGATGGAGATGTGCAAAGTGATTTCTTAGCCCAAGGTTTGATTCACTTTGTTGTAATAACCTGCAAGTTACATATTGATCTctacattattttttttgtttatattttttcctGTTATGGGACATGAATGATAAGGGTGGTTGTCCTGGGGGTGTCAGAAGGTGTTCCACCTTCTTCTCACCCTCTGCCCGTGTTTTTTCCCCAAACTTCTGCCCCTTTTTTGTCACCAACTTTTGCAACTTTTGTTTTCATTGTTACAGGATTTGGATCTCTTGGGTTGATGACGTCAATTTTGGTATCTCTAGCATGTTAAACTTCCATTTGCCCTTCCAAATGTATTTCTATGTGTGCAGTCCCATTGAAATTATATGAAACTTGAAATGGACTCCAGGTATGTCCAGATGGAAAGACCATCGAAGCTGAGGCAGCACATGGCACAGTTACTCGACATTACCGGGTACATGAAAAAGGAGCTGAAACTAGCACAAACAGCATAGCTTCAATTTTTGCATGGTCTCGAGGACTTGCGCACAGGTATATGCTAAAtattgttttgatcaaatgattgCTTATACGGCCTCTCTTATTACTGAAAACTTCAGCAGTCAAAACTTTCATGTGAAAATGTGGATGGAAAAATAAACATGTTGAAGTTAACAGGGCAAGGCTGGATGACAATGCTAGGCTGTTAGATTTTACTGAGAAACTTGAAACGGCCTGTGTTGCAACCGTTGAATCAGGGAAGATGACTAAGGATCTTGCACTTCTTATCCATGGACCTAAGTAAGCACTGCCCAGCTCTTTCTTATTTATGTTTTTGAGCTTGAAATTTATGCTCATGACGGATTTTTCACATTGTGTAGCGTGGCTAGGTCTCAATATTTGAATACTGAGGAGTTTATTGATGCTGTGGCTGAGGAACTGAAAGCTAGATTGCCCAACAAAGCGAAGTTGTAAATTCCTGCCTGCAATTTTGGCTTTGCACATGGCCAGTTATACTGCGAAGTGCTGGTGTAATGATGCTCTATTATGAAATAGTTTCATTGTTGTACTGGACTACTCCTAATCGTATAAAATCACCTCCTCACTTTTAAAGTACTTTTGTTGTAGATACCAAATGTGTTGCATTTAATTTATCTCGAGACTTGCGATGTATTGCTATCATCAATAATCTCCATTGTATCTATCATAAGgcataaaataaatacaaactcaAAAGACGTCATCACATCTTAAACTCCATTTTCTTCTCCTCTTGGATCAGAAGTTCCATCATTGATAATATCTCTTAGGATTGAACAAGTTGCATCAAACATATTTCTCAAGCTACAAAGAAAATTTAATTGTGAGCCCCATTGAGTATATCTAACTTGCTTTAGAGTTCCAATTAGATTCAGTTCCCTTCCCATTTCAAGCTCATCAAAAGAAACAATTTTGCAACTTCTTTGGATTGAGCACTTTGCAATTGATAATTTCATTTGGATGATGAAACGACATTATTGATATGTTGACTTGGCCTTGATTTATGCAGTCTGCCTTTATATGCAAATATGTACAAGTACaaatcatttttataaatttggaagattttaaagaaatcgtaatgagaataaaatattaacaataatatatatttcCACTCATgtaatattgatttattttaaacaaaaaaTGTCTTTTATGAAATAATATTGTCGTAACATAATGTAGAGAGGTTATGAATGACaagaaataataatatgaaaagtTTGATGGTGTTatcactaacctattatttacctaagTGTGGTTAAATCACCTATTTAAtactcattgattggtctctaTACTAATCCTAGGCCAAAGAATCAATCATCTAAGTCTGCTTTTACCAGAATTGGGATTAGGAGTTCAATTATGTAAGGGAAGGGTACTAACACCCTTTACACACACGTTTTacaaacgatacctaattaatcatgaattatccctaaatttaATCTAACGGTCTTTAATTCGctccttttaaaataaacaaaacaaacaaataaataaataaataaaattaaaagggagATGAAAATCACAGtgcaatttaggaatgtctaataaaaccttCAAATGAGTgaatcttgttagataaacctctCCTTAAAACTAATATTGATGAGgtttgaaatacctctttaccctttgttaaaTCATTGAGACGcatacacacacaaaaaaaaatgtaaaattatcaaattttaagcaaaagagtctttaaaacattcccatata
Coding sequences within:
- the LOC131144890 gene encoding isocitrate dehydrogenase [NADP]-like isoform X2 gives rise to the protein MGFEKITVVNPIVEMDGDEMTRVIWKLIKDKLIFPFLELDIKYFDLGLPQRDATDDMVTVESAEATLKYNVAIKCATITPDEARVKEFNLKKMWRSPNGTIRNILNGTVFREPIICKNIPRLVSGWTKPICIGRHAFGDQYRATDTVIHGPGNLKLLFVPDGHKEKIELEVFNFTGAGGIALSMYNTDESIHAFAEASMNTAYQKKWPLYLSTKNTILKKYDGRFKDIFQEVYETKWKSKFEDARIWYEHRLIDDMVAYALKSEGGYVWACKNYDGDVQSDFLAQGFGSLGLMTSILVCPDGKTIEAEAAHGTVTRHYRVHEKGAETSTNSIASIFAWSRGLAHRARLDDNARLLDFTEKLETACVATVESGKMTKDLALLIHGPKSQYLNTEEFIDAVAEELKARLPNKAKL
- the LOC131144890 gene encoding isocitrate dehydrogenase [NADP]-like isoform X1 — its product is MGFEKITVVNPIVEMDGDEMTRVIWKLIKDKLIFPFLELDIKYFDLGLPQRDATDDMVTVESAEATLKYNVAIKCATITPDEARVKEFNLKKMWRSPNGTIRNILNGTVFREPIICKNIPRLVSGWTKPICIGRHAFGDQYRATDTVIHGPGNLKLLFVPDGHKEKIELEVFNFTGAGGIALSMYNTDESIHAFAEASMNTAYQKKWPLYLSTKNTILKKYDGRFKDIFQEVYETKWKSKFEDARIWYEHRLIDDMVAYALKSEGGYVWACKNYDGDVQSDFLAQGFGSLGLMTSILVCPDGKTIEAEAAHGTVTRHYRVHEKGAETSTNSIASIFAWSRGLAHRARLDDNARLLDFTEKLETACVATVESGKMTKDLALLIHGPNVARSQYLNTEEFIDAVAEELKARLPNKAKL